The genomic DNA TGGGCCGGAGGTGCACGGTGATGGAGTGCGTACTGGTCAGAGGAGTGGAATACGTAATCGACACCGTCGACCGGTGCGACATTGACACCCTTGTCGGCCTGTTCAATGATGCCTACAGCCACTACTATGTGGAAACGACAGTCACGCCTGATAGACTGCTGGGACTCGTGGAACGAGAGGACATATCGGTCTCCGATTCGTTCGTGGCGTATTCGGAGGGTCTGGCAGTGGGCGTCGTGTTCCTCGGGATACGGGGCGACAGAGGCTATATCTGCGGGATGGGGGTCCGCAGCTCGTATCAGGGGCGAGGACTCGGCGAGGCCCTGATGCGGGCGGCACTCGTCCGCGCGAGCCAACTTGGGTTGGCTTCGCTTCAACTGGAAGTGGTGGAACAGAATCACCGCGCACGGGCTCTCTACTCCAAGCTGGGGTTCAGGGTGACACGAACCCTCGGAGTGTGGGCCCGGGACCACCCAGCTCCAGCCATGCCCGAGACTAAGGCCTGCGCAGTCTGGGTGCGGGGAGAGAGTCCCCACGACGCCCTTTTGCTTGTTGACACCTATGAGGACTCGAGGCCTTGCTGGCAGAATGAAGTGCAATCATTGGGCAAGATGGCATCCAGGCTTGAGGCGAAGATTGCCTGGTCGGGCCGGCGGAAGGTCGGGTACATCCTGTACAGGAACACCCCGCAGGGGCTTCTGGTGGCGGACTTCGGCGTGGTGCCTTCCACAGAGAGAGAAGCCATTGGGGAGATGCTAATGTACGCAGTGGACTGCGAGGCTGCCAGTGGACTCGCCCGGGGCGCTGCCTCAGGTACCGCCAGGGCCTACAACTTCCCAGTCGGAGGATACCAGGAACAGGTGCTCAGGGCACGTGGTTTCGAGTTGACCCTGGTCCAGCAGGAGATGGTGTTGTGCTTAAGACCGCTCTGACTACTTTTGCCGTGGTCTTCCTGGCTGAACTCGGTGACAAGACCCAGTTGGCAACGATGCTCCTGGTCGCAAGAGGCCAGTCGCCCTGTGCCGTCTTCATGGGGGCGGCGTCCGCTCTCATCGTCGCGTCTCTTTTGGGCGTGCTGGTTGGATTCGTTATAGCGAGGTACGTGCCTGCCGAGTATGTCCGCGTGGCGGCAGGCGCCGGGTTCGTGACAATGGGTGTGTTGCTCCTGCTTGGAAGGCTCTAGACAATAGTCCCAAAGGGGGTGTTCACGTGCCGCACATGCCAGTATTTCGACACTGTGCCTTTGTGCGCACCGTTGCTGTGTGCCTTCTTCTGTTCTGTGCTGTGTCGATTTCTGCCCGGGCAGCTGTTGCAGGGCCATCCCTCGAAGAACTACTGAAGAAGGCGGATGCTCATTACTCTCGGCGCATTGACCCCAGGGAGACAGACCAGGCTTTTGCCGTGCTGAAGCAGGCGGACTTGGCCTATCCGGGGACGAGCTCTGTCCTGTGGAGACTGGCCAGGATCAGCCACTGGAAAGCCACGAGGTTTCCTAAGAATGACAAGAAGAACCGGCTGGAATGGTTCGAAGTGGGCAAGGCCTACGCAGAACGGGCGACTCAGGCCAATCCCAACGACGCCGATGCCTTCTACTGGCTCGCGGCGCTAATAGGGGAGATAGGATCGGCGCGCGGGATACTCCAGAGCCTCTTCATGGTTGGCCCAATGAAGCAGGCCCTCGACCAGGCGCTCGCAATAGACCCGAACCACGCTTCTGCGCACTACGTCATGTCGGAGTTGTACCGGCAGGTGCCAGGCCCTCCTATATCCATCGGCAACCGCCAGAAGGCCGTGGCCGAGGCGAGGCTGGCGGTGAAGCTCGCTCCGGGAGACTCCTCGCACCAGCTGTCGCTGGCGCGTGCCCTGGTGGCCGTCCGCGAGTACTCCGAGGCCAGGCAGGTCTTCAACCACATACTGACCATGCCTCTTGATCCCGAGGACCCCGAGGGCACGAAGGAGGACCAGGAGGCGGCGAGGCAGGAACTCGCGGCGATTGCCGGGAAATGACCGAAGTTAGGCTTTCGTTCCGGTCACTTGGATGTGCCAAGAACCTGGTGGACACTGAGACAATGGCGGGCCTGGCCCGGGAGGCCGGCATTGAGATCGTGCCCGAAGGACCCGACACCGACGCTGTCGTGATCAACACCTGTGGGTTCATAGAGGACGCGGCACAGGAATCCGTCGACGCCATACTGGAGCTTGCCGAAAGACGCCGGTCGGGGCAGATCAAATGCCTGCTCGTGGCGGGATGCCTGCCACAGCGATTCGGCCGGTCCCTCATGTCCGAGATCCCCGAAGTGGACGGGATCATTGGCACAGGGGACTTCGACCGGGTCGTCGAAGCCGTCCGGGCCGTCCTCGGAGGGGACAGGCCTCAGTACCTGGGGCCGCCGGGTTATCTGGCCCCCGAGGATTCGCCCAGGGTGGTGTCGACACCCAGACACTACGCCTATCTCAAGATCTCCGAAGGCTGCGTCAACCTTTGTGCTTACTGTCTCATCCCGTCTCTTCGTGGCCCTCTCCGCTCGCGTCCCGTGGAGTCTATCATACGGGAGGCGCGGTCTCTCGCGGCCAACGGGATGAAGGAAGCCGTGGTCATAGCCCAGGACACGACCAGGTACGGCGAGGACCTGTACGGGAGACGATCTCTTCCCCGGCTTCTGAGACAGCTTGCCCTGGTTGAGGGTCTCGAGTGGATCAGGGTCCTCTATGCCCACCCGGCGAGGGTCGATGATGAACTCGTCGAGGTGCTCACAACCGAGCCCAAGATAGTGCACTACCTCGATATTCCCATGCAGCATGGAAGTGACGAAATCCTGGCCAGAATGAACCGTCGGGTCTCAGCCGCGGAGATGATCCGGGTGGTGGACAAGCTCAGACGGTCTGCCCCGGACGTGGTGGTGCGCACGTCTCTGATAGTCGGGTTCCCGGGTGAGACTGACCGCGATTTCGAGCGGCTCCTCGATTTCATAAAAGAGATTCGGCCCCAACGGGCCGGGGTGTTCCGCTACTCGCGGGAGGAAGGCGCTCCGGCTGCCGACATGCCTGATCAGGTCGAGCCGCCAATCGCGGAGGAGAGACGGGAGATCGCCATGGCCTTTCTCGCCGAGATTTCCCGGGGGTTCGGTGAGTCAAGAGTGGGAACAGTCCAGCGCGTCATGGTTGACGGGCCTTCGGACGAATCCGAACTGCTCGTGGAGGCGAGGTCCTACGCTGAGGCCCCTGAGGTGGACGGGGTCATCTTCGTCGGGGACCGGCTCCTTTCACCCGGTGACATGGTGGACGTCAAGATCACGGGGGCAAGTGAGTATGATCTGGCGGCCGAACGTGTCGAAC from Bacillota bacterium includes the following:
- the rimO gene encoding 30S ribosomal protein S12 methylthiotransferase RimO; translation: MTEVRLSFRSLGCAKNLVDTETMAGLAREAGIEIVPEGPDTDAVVINTCGFIEDAAQESVDAILELAERRRSGQIKCLLVAGCLPQRFGRSLMSEIPEVDGIIGTGDFDRVVEAVRAVLGGDRPQYLGPPGYLAPEDSPRVVSTPRHYAYLKISEGCVNLCAYCLIPSLRGPLRSRPVESIIREARSLAANGMKEAVVIAQDTTRYGEDLYGRRSLPRLLRQLALVEGLEWIRVLYAHPARVDDELVEVLTTEPKIVHYLDIPMQHGSDEILARMNRRVSAAEMIRVVDKLRRSAPDVVVRTSLIVGFPGETDRDFERLLDFIKEIRPQRAGVFRYSREEGAPAADMPDQVEPPIAEERREIAMAFLAEISRGFGESRVGTVQRVMVDGPSDESELLVEARSYAEAPEVDGVIFVGDRLLSPGDMVDVKITGASEYDLAAERVEPARTV
- a CDS encoding TMEM165/GDT1 family protein — encoded protein: MLKTALTTFAVVFLAELGDKTQLATMLLVARGQSPCAVFMGAASALIVASLLGVLVGFVIARYVPAEYVRVAAGAGFVTMGVLLLLGRL
- a CDS encoding GNAT family N-acetyltransferase: MECVLVRGVEYVIDTVDRCDIDTLVGLFNDAYSHYYVETTVTPDRLLGLVEREDISVSDSFVAYSEGLAVGVVFLGIRGDRGYICGMGVRSSYQGRGLGEALMRAALVRASQLGLASLQLEVVEQNHRARALYSKLGFRVTRTLGVWARDHPAPAMPETKACAVWVRGESPHDALLLVDTYEDSRPCWQNEVQSLGKMASRLEAKIAWSGRRKVGYILYRNTPQGLLVADFGVVPSTEREAIGEMLMYAVDCEAASGLARGAASGTARAYNFPVGGYQEQVLRARGFELTLVQQEMVLCLRPL